The proteins below come from a single Scatophagus argus isolate fScaArg1 chromosome 15, fScaArg1.pri, whole genome shotgun sequence genomic window:
- the LOC124071827 gene encoding neurofilament medium polypeptide-like: MVEHEVTESIEEDSPQESEKDETEREVVGNLDQTLEITEDQKSERIPQAVQLEQEDGILEVVDRLQTLRAVLVSSVNEEAINVQVLENAVSYDETSAPYADNAAVTEESKHEVLLSAAQVSVECERESELPGTEIETTQAEHVSAAQAITCDLKDVSVAIPAVFIEKTSEMTEPLISTKVSEEVFKEEVEAATPLVTEYVAETAEEGSSVVMMHLPSVMFVDNHSIQVQVVDVTITSAETIVDSVLEVGQTEAKEVIDVCPETIKEVDNVSATPGTEEELTEENKVTIQEVIQHVKEKLPETLPEPVNLEQEVIKQPDAVAKMSETVESESNEEEDQKETEDSIGAFRERKDEVPAEITDDISTEKQVSLELMQTPDIPGSLDVSIHDHEEDLEETKPEKEKSEKGITAEVVKLPSEELEVEKIPEQAQISQTAPSAIVPTSNTGLVVPQNTGIISSTGNVESPSSLSLEFKLNIQFGQGRAPASLPPTTERTAPVKQKDMSEVGVQVAEAEEPAKPMSPTPTAESQKQTELSEAEVTTNKPVLLNVAIQAMETAEPVEQFKPTDTATSSVQATGTIQPVRPTEKGELFLSPPVHPEARDQETKEKEPVNQTEEENDQDVWMDAEEVIYTQEETEVSLLQAEDNPEPQTASEQDEKAGLEAEKAPISKSEEEERQQEMCKTGGTCQIESEDEDFAVALEHPETVSVTTLE, translated from the coding sequence ATGGTTGAGCATGAAGTCACAGAAAGTATTGAGGAAGACAGTCCTCAGGAATCTGAGAAGGATGAAACTGAAAGGGAAGTTGTGGGCAACCTGGATCAGACTCTAGAGATAACAGAGGATCAGAAAAGTGAGAGAATCCCACAAGCTGTTCAGCTCGAGCAGGAAGATGGCATCCTTGAAGTTGTAGACAGGTTACAAACATTAAGAGCAGTTCTTGTATCCTCTGTTAATGAGGAAGCAATTAATGTTCAGGTCCTAGAAAATGCTGTTTCTTATGATGAAACCTCAGCACCTTATGCAGACAACGCTGCAGTTACAGAAGAGTCCAAACATGAAGTGCTTCTCAGTGCAGCACAAGTCAGTGTtgagtgtgaaagagaaagtgaactTCCAGGCACTGAGATAGAGACCACACAAGCTGAGCATGTCTCAGCAGCGCAAGCGATCACATGCGATCTCAAAGATGTCTCAGTGGCAATACCTGCTGTTTTCATagagaaaacatcagaaatgacCGAACCCTTGATAAGCACAAAGGTAAGCGAGGAAGTGTTCAAAGAGGAAGTCGAGGCTGCCACACCACTGGTGACAGAATATGTGGCcgagacagcagaggaaggcAGTTCAGTTGTGATGATGCACCTGCCATCAGTAATGTTTGTGGACAATCACAGTATTCAAGTGCAGGTGGTCGATGTTACCATAACATCGGCAGAAACAATCGTGGACTCGGTGCTAGAGGTAGGGCAAACAGAAGCTAAAGAAGTCATAGATGTTTGTCCTGAAACTATTAAAGAGGTAGACAACGTGTCTGCAACTCCAGGCACTGAAGAGGAATTAACCGAGGAAAACAAGGTGACAATTCAAGAAGTTATTCAACACGTAAAGGAGAAATTACCAGAGACACTACCTGAACCCGTTAACTTGGAACAAGAAGTTATTAAACAGCCAGATGCTGTGGCAAAAATGAGTGAGACGGTTGAAAGCGAATCAAATGAAGAAGAGGATCAAAAAGAAACGGAGGATAGTATTGGTGCATTcagggaaagaaaagatgaagtgCCAGCTGAGATCACTGATGACATTTCAACTGAAAAGCAAGTCTCTCTAGAGCTCATGCAAACACCTGATATTCCTGGAAGTTTAGATGTTTCTATCCATGATCACGAAGAGGATTTGGAGGAAACTAAAccagaaaaggaaaaatcagaaaaaggCATTACAGCAGAAGTTGTCAAATTGCCATCAGAAGAATTAGAAGTGGAAAAAATTCCTGAACAAGCACAAATTTCACAAACTGCTCCAAGTGCAATTGTACCAACTAGTAACACTGGATTAGTAGTCCCCCAAAACACTGGAATAATCTCATCAACAGGTAACGTGGAGTCTCCGTCAAGTCTTTCTTTAGAATTCAAACTTAACATACAGTTTGGTCAAGGAAGGGCACCAGCTTCCCTACCACCTACAACAGAGAGAACCGCACctgtgaaacagaaagacatgTCTGAGGTTGGAGTTCAGGTCGCAGAGGCAGAAGAACCCGCAAAACCAATGAGTCCAACACCAACAGCTGAGAGCCAAAAGCAGACAGAGTTGAGTGAAGCTGAGGTGACCACAAACAAACCTGTACTGCTGAATGTCGCCATCCAAGCGATGGAAACAGCAGAACCAGTAGAACAATTCAAACCAACAGACACAGCAACATCAAGTGTCCAGGCAACAGGAACAATACAACCAGTAAGACCAACAGAGAAAGGAGAACTGTTCCTGAGTCCACCAGTGCACCCTGAAGCCCGTGaccaggaaacaaaagaaaaagagcccGTTAatcaaacagaggaggaaaatgatcAGGATGTGTGGATGGATGCTGAGGAAGTCATTTACACTCAAGAGGAAACAGAGGTGTCCCTCCTTCAGGCGGAAGATAATCCAGAACCTCAGACTGCAAGTGAGCAAGACGAAAAGGCAGGACTTGAGGCTGAAAAGGCTCCTATTTCCAAGAGTGAGGAAGAAGAACGTCAACAGGAAATGTGCAAAACAGGAGGAACATGTCAAATTGAGAGTGAAGATGAAGATTTTGCTGTTGCACTTGAGCACCCTGAAACTGTGAGCGTCACCACACTGGAGTGA
- the stx11a gene encoding syntaxin-11a: MRDRLCELQSSRSAEEESSPEENHNHIAEDDEERLQLQAIVFEGEEVKDSLYKEAQALRKEMLLLKMDVKRLGKQNTRFLTSVRRISSIKRDSNALGRDIKARGEAVFTRLEKLGNLSKELEEEHGPTSAVARMVRLQHISLTAAFHDAMSEYNEAEMVQRENCKTRIQRQAEIMGKEVTREQIDEMIETGKWNVFSDNLLLEGRTARSALNEIENRHKELLELESRIREIQELFLQLARLVEEQGCMVDNIEANLCATQDYVGKATVQIGKAVRYKKNNPCKKLFCCCFPCCN; encoded by the coding sequence ATGAGGGACCGACTGTGCGAGCTGCAGAGCTCCAGatctgcagaggaggagagcagcccCGAGGAGAACCACAACCACATCGCTGAGGACGATGAGGAGCGTCTGCAGCTACAAGCCATCGTGTTTGAGGGAGAGGAAGTCAAGGACAGCCTCTACAAAGAGGCACAGGCACTGAGGAAGGAAATGCTGCTGCTCAAAATGGACGTGAAGCGTCTTGGGAAGCAGAACACGAGGTTCCTAACGTCCGTCAGGAGGATCAGCAGCATCAAGCGGGACTCTAACGCACTCGGACGGGACATCAAGGCCAGAGGGGAGGCCGTTTTCACCCGGCTGGAGAAGCTGGGGAACCTGAGCAAGGAGCTGGAAGAGGAGCACGGACCAACATCAGCCGTGGCTCGCATGGTGCGTTTACAGCACATCTCTTTGACCGCTGCCTTCCACGACGCCATGTCTGAGTACAACGAGGCCGAGATGGTCCAGAGGGAGAACTGCAAGACCCGCATCCAGAGGCAAGCAGAAATCATGGGCAAGGAGGTGACCAGGGAGCAGATCGACGAGATGATCGAGACGGGCAAGTGGAACGTCTTCTCTGATAATCTCCTGCTGGAAGGGAGGACTGCAAGATCTGCTCTCAACGAGATCGAGAACCGGCAcaaggagctgctggagctggagagcCGCATCAGGGAGATTCAGGAGCTTTTCTTGCAGCTGGCCCGGCTGGTGGAGGAACAGGGCTGCATGGTGGATAACATAGAGGCAAATTTATGTGCGACTCAGGACTATGTTGGCAAGGCCACAGTTCAGATCGGGAAGGCTGTGAGATACAAGAAGAACAATCCAtgcaaaaaactgttttgttgttgcttccCTTGCTGCAACTGA
- the LOC124071854 gene encoding syntaxin-11-like, whose protein sequence is MRDRLRHLHQAQTDSEGFSTVELDHLSDGEAAAAAAAAAHPDQDLDGVLQEAQEIRLEIQQIQNDISELKDVNYQTLNKTSHPSATKRDSNAIGLDIKCKGEAVLQRLQVMNTLAEELKAERGSSDPTARIARTQYQCLSSALREVMFSYNDTEMSHREACKRQIQRQMEVVGREVSKEELEEMMESGELNIFCPQVEGKTARSALLQIEGRHKELVELEKRVKGIQELFMDVAMLVEEQGAVVDNIQRNVQNAEVTIQDGMVKLDKAITSDKNNPFKSLFCGCFPCYHK, encoded by the coding sequence ATGAGAGACAGGCTGAGGCACCTCCATCAGGCTCAGACTGACTCGGAGGGTTTCAGCACGGTGGAGCTGGACCATCTGTCAGACGGCgaggcggcagcagcagcagcagcagcagcacatcctGACCAGGACCTGGATGGCGTCCTGCAGGAGGCCCAAGAGATACGCCTGGAGATCCAGCAGATCCAGAATGACATCAGTGAGCTGAAGGATGTGAACTACCAGACCCTAAACAAGACCTCACACCCCAGTGCAACAAAGCGGGACTCCAATGCGATTGGCCTGGACATTAAATGCAAGGGAGAAGCAGTTCTGCAGCGGCTCCAAGTGATGAACACTCTTGCGGAGGAACTCAAGGCCGAGCGTGGCAGCTCTGACCCCACAGCACGCATCGCCCGGACACAGTACCAGTGCCTCAGCAGCGCTTTGCGGGAGGTGATGTTCAGCTACAACGACACGGAGATGAGCCACAGGGAGGCCTGTAAACGGCAGATCCAGAGGCAGATGGAGGTGGTGGGCAGGGAGGTCAGcaaggaggagctggaggagatgaTGGAGAGCGGGGAGCTGAATATCTTCTGCCCCCAGGTGGAGGGCAAAACGGCTCGCTCGGCGCTCCTACAGATCGAGGGCCGACACAAGGAGCTGGTGGAGCTGGAGAAGAGGGTCAAGGGGATCCAGGAGCTGTTTATGGACGTGGCTATGCTCGTAGAGGAGCAGGGGGCAGTCGTTGATAACATCCAGCGAAACGTTCAAAACGCTGAAGTGACCATTCAGGACGGTATGGTCAAGCTGGATAAAGCCATAACGTCTGACAAAAACAACCCCTTCAAGAGCCTGTTTTGTGGCTGCTTTCCGTGTTATCACAAGTAG
- the akap12a gene encoding A-kinase anchor protein 12, with product MGDAQSAQREANKDAAAAAAAAQEEEEEEESGRVDDAQPEHTIEDKTHGQIAEINGQTDESIAEVNGHCEDEIATEAILLPDEDASGTEKPLKEEKTPRENVELNEKESANEGDANDNVPQEITEVDAKQNDINEGFRKFFSNIGLKLTVKRGSREIATDMPDKTNKDEPNRPEDVEDTTKETKSENAEQNTDVNIAQEAYDNDSTTCPTLTDVPSEDVLEDAEEKTTETKEEVESGNAGAATTSPIEDPQQDATPEEEPHSTSLTSPEEEAVVSPIKRFFTTGIFSGLRKKKKPAEDETTEKELVNMGEKEVLEKTEQIVKDQQRDEGEISAGTEAVAVEDEPKENEVKEELLPVASAQTTNEEKSASGEASTIMTEPEILSSQEKDKVQASPLKRLLSGSSLKKLSKKQKDRKSSEGMLCVSGEQVSDQLLSSTESAENQKREGPAQPSAEAAGEEDSAWASFKKLVTPKKRMKRSSLSNEDTQIPGLVEEPKPSEGEQISDHSTEEGKKRKDSSVSWEAVLCGSGRRRSRKTSDSEEEMPQTDNTDHKQDGGSKYGAESPLESSNENENEILASSPKQASEGDGESTWKSLKRLVTPKRKAKDEDESKDQIQSDNEVTQDESSFSIKKLLPGRKKRKSVEHQDQVSSEEADKDVDSADEDSETPAVVPLSEFDIVETEVHIQTQADIESHIVEEENYELQQELLDQVAEPVKLKTEPNKFKDDDVLEKQAFTTPATSEEPDDLTESIGKHQQLSDIPEEGIITETMATPASVDEEAARDDTIAEDLIEITSEAITAPEPAADITIADETEMISAVSQLSSESSKTSGNTTPVPAEHNVVETDMLLYQAAETISISPKAVPVCSDELSPEKRVASVSQQILETFVKEEPTVLGMHRRADETGINTGPNVEEVDVINELAATSQTESISEVNDFGSTEIVSEVPTEEFDTAEIDVDEIREASITHQEESIKELESIDESHHLVESEINAAAYPDKLPEGDEIVPDASSVVETHQGVTEPPQIDSQEVDSAVAVADESKDGAKEQEVQTVTGDEDYTAEQIQVENKDQPPAEMEELHELAQEQAATLDSEVSVQSLEKEIISEDIPAAKTITGTCELKEETVPQTDEPEKEDELQTDETKTEQVQVPEASEAVQASTLDSQESSVQVPREEAKSEDIPPGETVTDESKQKPEHLTEVNVEPENQELPVTAVKSQHDQEQEVLQAVQAEEAGSVQSLEKEVIPKTETVTDELKEETILVTEVTPEPVDASKTGHGQEQEVIQALQASTLNSEEVGVQSLQKEMKSEDVPEAEAVTDELKEETLQRQAA from the exons ATGGGAGACGCTCAGTCTGCGCAACGGGAGGCCAACAaggatgcagcagcagcagcagcagcagctcaggaggaggaggaggaggaggagagcggaAGAGTGGACGATGCTCAGCCTGAGCACACTATTGAAGACAAG ACTCATGGGCAGATCGCTGAGATCAATGGACAAACAGATGAATCAATAGCGGAAGTTAACGGTCACTGTGAGGATGAGATCGCCACAGAGG CTATCCTATTACCAGACGAAGATGCTTCAGGAACAGAGAAGCCacttaaagaagaaaaaaccccACGTGAAAATGTTGAACTTAACGAGAAGGAATCAGCCAATGAAGGTGATGCTAATGACAACGTACCCCAGGAAATTACTGAAGTGGATGCAAAGCAGAATGACATCAACGAAGGTTTTAGGAAATTTTTCAGTAACATTGGGTTGAAACTGACAGTAAAGAGGGGCTCAAGGGAAATAGCAACAGATATGCCTGATAAGACCAACAAGGATGAACCAAACAGACCAGAAGATGTCGAGGATACCACGAAGGAGACCAAAAGTGAGAATGCTGAACAGAATACTGATGTGAACATAGCACAGGAAGCTTATGATAATGATTCAACAACATGTCCGACCCTGACAGACGTCCCATCGGAGGACGTTCTAGAAGATGCCGaggagaaaacaacagaaaccaaaGAGGAGGTTGAATCTGGTAATGCAGGTGCAGCAACGACTTCACCCATAGAAGACCCACAGCAGGATGCCACACCTGAAGAAGAGCCACATTCCACATCTCTGACTAGTCCTGAAGAGGAGGCTGTCGTATCTCCAATTAAAAGATTTTTTACTACTGGGATTTTTTCTGGACTAcggaagaaaaagaaacctgCAGAAGATGAGACGACTGAAAAAGAGCTGGTAAACATGGGGGAAAAGGAAGTCTtggaaaaaacagaacaaattgTTAAAGACCAACAACGGGATGAAGGAGAGATTAGTGCAGGAACTGAGGCAGTGGCAGTTGAGGATGAGCCtaaagaaaatgaagtgaaagaagAGCTCCTGCCTGTAGCATCAGCCCAGACAACGAATGAAGAGAAATCAGCTTCCGGGGAGGCATCAACCATCATGACTGAGCCTGAAATCCTGAGTTCTCAAGAGAAAGATAAAGTGCAAGCAAGTCCTCTGAAAAGGCTGCTGTCAGGGTCCAGTTTAAAGAAACTctccaaaaagcaaaaagacaggaagtcaaGTGAGGGAATGCTGTGCGTCTCTGGAGAACAAGTTTCAGATCAGCTACTGTCATCTACTGAGTCAGCTGAGAATCAGAAAAGAGAAGGTCCTGCTCAGCCctctgcagaggcagcaggagaggaggataGTGCATGGGCTTCTTTCAAAAAACTTGTGACTCCAAAGAAACGAATGAAGAGGTCCTCCTTGAGCAACGAAGACACACAAATCCCAGGTTTAGTGGAAGAACCAAAACCAAGTGAAGGAGAGCAAATATCagatcacagcacagaagaaggcaaaaaaagaaaagactcgTCTGTTTCATGGGAGGCCGTTTTATGTGGatcaggaagaagaagaagccgaAAAACGTCCGACTCCGAGGAAGAAATGCCGCAAACTGATAACACTGATCATAAACAAGATGGTGGATCTAAATATGGTGCAGAATCACCTCTGGAGAGTTCtaatgagaatgagaatgaaatATTAGCCTCTTCCCCCAAACAAGCTTCAGAGGGTGATGGAGAGTCAACATGGAAATCACTGAAAAGACTTGTCACCCCGAAAAGGAAAGCTAAGGATGAGGATGAAAGCAAAGACCAGATACAATCTGACAATGAAGTTACTCAAGATGAATCCTCCTTTTCAATAAAGAAACTTCTAccaggaagaaaaaagaggaagtctGTTGAACATCAAGACCAAGTCTCTTCAGAAGAGGCTGATAAGGATGTGGATTCAGCTGATGAAGACTCTGAGACACCAGCTGTGGTTCCATTGTCTGAGTTTGATATAGTTGAGACAGAGGTTCAtatacaaacacaagcagacatAGAAAGTCATATAGTCGAGGAAGAAAACTACGAACTCCAGCAAGAGCTCCTTGATCAGGTGGCTGAACcagtcaaactgaaaacagagccaaacaaattcaaagatgatgatgttttaGAAAAACAGGCATTTACAACTCCTGCTACCAGTGAAGAACCTGATGATCTCACAGAGTCAATCGGCAAGCATCAGCAACTAAGTGATATTCCAGAAGAGGGCATAATTACAGAGACAATGGCCACTCCAGCTTCAGTAGATGAGGAGGCAGCCAGAGATGACACTATTGCAGAGGACCTGATAGAGATCACATCTGAGGCCATTACTGCACCAGAACCTGCTGCAGATATTACCATTGCAGATGAAACTGAGATGATCTCTGCTGTGTCCCAGTTATCTTCAGAGTCTTCAAAAACATCTGGCAACACAACACCAGTACCAGCAGAACACAATGTTGTGGAAACAGATATGCTCCTGTATCAGGCTGCTGAGACCATCTCAATAAGCCCAAAGGCAGTTCCAGTTTGTTCAGATGAGTTAAGCCCTGAAAAAAGAGTTGCTTCTGTCTCGCAACAAATACTTGAAACATTTGTAAAAGAAGAGCCAACAGTTCTGGGAATGCACAGAAGAGCAGATGAAACCGGCATCAACACAGGCCCAAATGTTGAAGAAGTGGATGTAATCAATGAACTTGCAGCTACATCCCAAACAGAGAGCATATCTGAAGTCAATGACTTTGGTTCCACAGAGATTGTGTCTGAAGTGCCTACAGAGGAGTTTGACACTGCTGAAATTGATGTGGATGAAATACGGGAGGCCAGCATTACCCATCAAGAAGAAAGCATAAAAGAATTAGAGAGCATTGATGAGAGCCATCACCTGGTGGAATCTGAGATAAATGCTGCTGCCTATCCTGATAAATTACCTGAAGGTGATGAAATTGTCCCAGATGCAAGTTCTGTAGTTGAGACACATCAAGGTGTAACAGAGCCCCCACAAATTGACTCCCAAGAAGTAGATTCAGCTGTTGCAGTAGCAGATGAATCTAAGGATGGGGCTAAAGAACAGGAAGTCCAAACTGTGACAGGAGATGAAGATTACACTGCTGAACAAATTCAAGTTGAGAATAAAGATCAACCACCAGCAGAAATGGAGGAGCTGCACGAACTAGCACAAGAACAAGCTGCAACATTAGATTCAGAGGTTAGTGTTCAATCACTTGAAAAGGAAATAATATCAGAGGACATACCAGCAGCTAAAACTATTACCGGTACATGTGAACTGAAAGAGGAGACAGTGCCTCAAACTGATGAGCCAGAAAAGGAAGATGAACTACAAACAGATGAAACCAAAACTGAACAAGTTCAAGTACCAGAAGCATCGGAAGCTGTGCAAGCCTCTACACTGGATTCACAAGAGAGCAGTGTTCAGGTACCACGGGAGGAAGCAAAATCAGAGGACATTCCACCAGGAGAAACAGTTACAGatgaatccaaacagaaaccTGAGCATCTCACTGAAGTCAACGTTGAGCCAGAAAACCAAGAACTACCAGTGACTGCTGTGAAATCCCAACATGATCAAGAACAAGAAGTATTACAAGCTGTTCAAGCAGAGGAGGCGGGCAGTGTCCAATCACTTGAAAAAGAGGTGATacctaaaacagaaacagttacAGATGAACTTAAAGAAGAGACAATACTTGTCACTGAAGTTACCCCTGAGCCAGTGGATGCCTCTAAAACTGGACATGGTCAAGAGCAAGAAGTAATACAAGCTCTTCAAGCATCCACATTAAATTCAGAGGAGGTTGGTGTCCAGTCACttcaaaaagaaatgaaatcagaGGATGTTCCTGAAGCTGAAGCAGTTACAGATGAACTCAAAGAGGAGACA CTTCAGAGGCAGGCAGCCTAA